The genomic segment GCGCTGGGGTCACCGGCTCACCGCGCTGCGCGACGGCGACGGCGGTGCCAGCGGGGCGGGCGGGACGAGCGGCGGCGCGAGCGGCGAGGGGCCCGGCGTCGTGGCCGAGCTGCAGGGCCCGCACGGCGCCGTCCGCGTGCGCGCCCGGTACTGCATCGGCGCCGACGGCGCCTCCTCCACCGTGCGCTCCCTGCGCGGCATCCCCTTCGAGGGCGTGACGAACGCGGGCACCTTCTTCGTCGCGGACGCCGCCGGCGTGCGCGGCCTGGTGCCGGGAGCGGTCAACGCCCGTCCCGGCGCCACCAGCTTCCTGCTCACCTTCCCGATGGGCGCCGGCGAGCGCCACCGCCTCGTCGGGCTGGTCCAGGACGCCGACGGGGACGGCGCCGTCGACGAGGGCGACGTGCGCGCGCTGCTGCAGCGCGTCTACGGGGTCGTGTGGGGGCCGACGACCTGGTCCTCCACCTACCGGGTGCACCACCGCGTGGCGGCGACCTTCCGCGACGGGCCCGTGCTGCTGGCCGGGGACGCCGCGCACGTGCACTCCCCCGTGGGCGCGCAGGGCATGAACACCGGCCTGCAGGACGCGCACGGCCTCGCCCTCAAGCTGGTCGACGTCCTCGCCGGCACGGCCTCCGACGCCTCCCTCGACCGCTACGACGCCGAGCGCCGGCCCGTGGCGCGGCACCTGGTCTCCACCACCGACCGCGCCTTCGGGGTGATCACCTCCCAGCGGCCGCTGGCGCGCCTGGTGCGCACGCGCGTGGTGCCGCGCGTCGTGCCGCTCGCGGTCCGGGCCGTGCCGCGCGTGCGGGGCGCCTCCCGGGTGTTCGAGTACGTCGCCCAGGTGCGGATCCACTACTGGATGAGCGAGGAGGCCCGCACGGCTTCGGGCGCGCGGCGGGGGCGCGTGGTGGGGCGCCGGCTGCCGTGGACGGGCGAGAACCACGCCGTCCTGCGCTCGGCCACCTGGCAGGTGCACTGCTACGGCCCGGGGGACGACGCGGCCGCGCGGGCGCTCGCCCAGCGGCTGGGCACCCCGGTGCACGCCTTCGCGCCCTGCCCGGCGAGGGGCCTGGACGCCGGCACGGCGCTCCTCGTGCGGCCCGACGGCTTCGTCGCCGCCGCGGCGCCGCTGGAGCGGGCGGCCGAGGAGCTGCCGCGGGCCCTACCCGACCGCCACCCGGCCCGCAGGGCCGGCTGACGAGCGGCTGGGAGCGGCTGTCGGTCGGACGACGGACGGGAGGAGCAGCACCGTGCGGGCGGGCGGGCAGCAGCGGCAGGATGGTGCCGTGGGTCCTGCAGCGAGCACCGGCGCTCTCGAGGACGTCCTCGAGGGCGCCGCCGTCACGCCGGTGTTCCAGCCGCTGGTCGACCTCACCTCCGGTGACGTCGTCGGGTACGAGGCGCTCGCGCGCGGGCCGCGAGGCAGCCGCCTGGAGCTGCCCGACGCGCTGTTCACCGCCGCCCGCCGGGCGGGCCTGGTGCGCGAGCTGGACTGGCTGTGCCGGCGCCGCGCCGTCGACGCGGCGCGCTCGGTCGCCTTCCGCCACCCGCTGTCGCTGTTCGTCAACGCCGAGCCGGCGGGGCTGGCCGGCCCGCCGGGCGAGGACGCGCTGGCCTGGCGCGACATGAGCGACCTGCGCTGCTACGCCGAGATCACCGAGCGCGCCCTGGGCGAGCACCCGGCCGCCGTGCTGCGGGCGGCGGACCGCGTGCGCGAGCAGGACTGGGGGATCGCCCTGGACGACATCGGCGCCGACCCGGCGTCGCTGGCGCTGATGCCCGTGCTCGAGCCGGACGTGCTCAAGCTGGACGCCGCCCTGCTGGCGCCCGGCGCCGGCGCGGGCGCGGCGCAGGTGCTGCACGCGGTGCTGGCGCAGGCGGAGCGCACGGGCGCCGTCGTCGTGGCCGAGGGCATCGAGACCGCCGAGCAGCACGACCTCGTCCGCGCCCTGGGCGTCGGGCTGGGGCAGGGCCACCTGCTGGGCGCGCCCGCGGAGCTGCCCGGCACCCTCGACTTCCCCACCCGGGCGCTGCCGATGCTGCCGCGCCTGGTCGACCGGGCCGTGCCGCTGACGCCCTTCGCCATCGTCTCGAGCTCGACGGGCACCCGCCGACTGCCCGGGGGCGCCGTGCGCGCGGTGGTCGAGCAGCTGCTCGACCAGGCGCCGCGCGTGGACCCGGCCGCCCTCGTGCTCACCGCCGGCGGACCCGCCGACGCCGCTGGTGGCACCGCTGGTGGCACTGCTGATGGCACCGCTGGCGGCACCGCGCTGGTGACGACCTCGACCTCGCGCGGCACGACCGTGCTCAGCGCCGCCGTGCGGCCCGTGGTGCAGTGGAGCGGCCTCGAGCGGCGCGCGGACCCGCCCGCGGACCCCCTGCTGCACGACTGGGACGCCGTGGTGCTCGGGCCGGGGTTCGCCGCGGCGCTGGTGGCCCGCCCGGCGTCCTCGACCCCGGAGCCGGCGGACGAGTGGCACGCGGTGCTGACCTTCGACCGCGACCTCGTGGTGCGCTGCGCGGCGTCCCTGCTCGCCCGCGTGCCCTGAGACCGCGCGAGGGCACGCGGTGGCGCCCCGGGCCCCGGGCCCGGACCGCCGGCCTCAGCGCACCTCGACCGGTCGCGGCAGGAAGCCCCGCCGCAGGTGCCACATGGCCTGCAGCGTGCGCAGCTCGGCCTCCGGCGCGTCGTGCGGCGCCGTGCCGCGCACCACGCGCTCGCGCAGGAACGCCAGCTCGGTGGCGAGGTCCTGGAAGTCGCGCATGGCCCGCTCGGCGCCCGGCCCCAAGGTGCGCCCGGCCCAGTCGCGGGCGCGCCGGCGCTCCTCCAGGGAGCCGAGCATCGCCGCCTCCGCGCCGGTGATCCAGCCGCTGGCGGCGTAGGCGCCGAGGTGGCGGCGCAGCAGGCGCCCCTCGCGGGCGCGCGCGGCGACGGCGACCGCGACGGCGAGGAGGAAGACCGGCACCTGCAGCGCCACGTAGGCCCCGACGAAGCCCTGCAGGCCCTGGACGGCGGAGAAGTTCCACAGGCCGTGCAGCAGCACGGCGGCGACGAACCCGGCCAGGGGCGCGAGCACCCTCACCGCCGGGGAGCGGCGGCTGGCCGCCAGGCCGAGGCCGACCCCGGTGGCCATCGTGAACAGCGGGTGGGCGAAGGGAGAGAACAGGCAGCGCACCACGAAGACGACGGCGGTGGCCGCGCTGCCCTCCTCGAGGAGGCTGCGCCCGAGGTAGAGGACGTTCTCGACGAAGGCGAAGCCGATGCCGGCCAGGCCGGCGTAGACGATGCCGTCGACGACGCCGTCGAACTCGCGCCGCCGCGTCAGCAGCACCAGGAGGACCGCGAGGCCCTTGGCGCCCTCCTCGACCACGGGGGCGACGAAGACGGGCACGAGGCCCTCGTCGCCGCCCGCCGCGCGGATCGCCTCGACGGAGGCGGTGTTGAGCACGAGCGCCGCGAAGGTCGCCACGAACGCGCCCCAGCCGAAGGCGAAGAGCAGCAGCCCCCGCGGCTCGGCCTCGTAGCGGTCCAGCCACAGGAACACCGCCACGACGGGGAAGACCGGGACGACGGCCAGCAGCAGCCCCACGACGAGGCCGGTGGGGCCGGTGTCGCCGAGGATCGCGACGAGCGTCAGCAGCCCGCAGCTGACCAGCAGCAGCACGGCGACCACGCGCAGCAGGACGCGCGCCAGGCGCGAGCGCCCGGGCTCGCGCGGGGGGTGGGGGACGGGTGGCTCGCCCACCGGACGCGCGGTGCCCAGGTCCATGGCGGGAGAGTAGTTGGCGGGCGCTGCCGGCACGCGCCCGTACAGTGAGCCGGTGCCCAGCGCCTCCGCCGACCGCATCGTGTGGATCGACTGCGAGATGACCGGCCTGGACCTCGCCGCCGACGCCCTCGTCGAGGTCGCCGTCCTCGTCACCGACTCCGCGCTGACGGTGCTGGACGACGGCCTCGACGTCGTCATCCGGCCCCCGCAGGCGGCGCTGGACCAGATGCGCGACGTCGTCCGGCACATGCACACCACCTCGGGGCTGCTCTCGCAGCTGGCCGACGGCATGAGCCTGGCGGAGGCCGAGCAGGCCGTGCTCGAGCACGTGCGCCGGCTGGTCCCGGAGCCGCGCAAGGCCCCGCTGGCGGGCAACTCCGTCGGCACCGACCGCGGGTTCCTCGCCCGCGACATGCCGGCGCTCGACGCCCACCTGCACTACCGGATCGTCGACGTCTCCTCCGTCAAGGAGCTGGCCCGGCGCTGGTACCCGCGGGCGTACTTCGCCGCCCCCACCAAGGCCGGGGGGCACCGGGCCCTGGCGGACATCCACGAGAGCGTCCTCGAGCTGCGCTACTACCGGGAGGCGGTGTTCGTGCCGCCGCCGGGCCCGGACTCCGCAGCGTCGAAGGCGGCCGCCGAGCGGGCGCTCGCCCCGCGCTCCGCCACCTCCCCCGCCCCGTCCTCCACCGCGTCCTCGACCGCCCCCGCGGTCTCCCCTCCGGCGGGGACGTCGTCCGCGCCCGGAGTGCTCTAGGATCGTTCCGCTGCCGGGCCGAGGGCCCGGCCGTGGTGGGTGTAGCTCAGCTGGTAGAGCACCTGGTTGTGGTCCAGGATGTCGCGGGTTCAAGTCCCGTCACTCACCCCACGCAGGTGGCCCTCCGACCAGCGGTGGCGCGGGAGAGTGGTCGGGTGGCGAACTGGCCATCGGCGGCTCTCGTCGACGAGCCACGCACGGGCCACCGCAGCGCGCAGGAAGGCACCTGGGGCGTGCTCGGTGGGGCTCGGTCCGTCCGGCCCATCCTCCGATGGCTGCAGGGTCCACGGTCTTCCACCGCCACGGGCCAGACACCCTGAGCTCCCAGGTCATCCACGACTGGATCAACGCCGGTACAGCGACCCAGCGACGGCCCCAGGTCCTCAGCCCCGATGGCCGCCGCTGCCTGATAACACAGCCGCCTCTGCGCGTCCTCCAAGACCGGGCGCGGACCACCGCCGTCGTCGAGCGACTGCTGACTGCTGGCTCCGCGCGGCTGACGCGAGCCTAATCCGGTCCTCGGCGCGGGCGCGGAGTGTGCAGCTCGAGTTCGAAGTGACGCCGCATGTAGTCGTCGAACTGCGGGACGGTGAACGCGGCATAGCCGAGACGCGGACTGTAGACGAGACCTCGCCTGATCAGTGCATCTCGGGTCTGCCCGACCGGAGCTGAAGACTTCAGGCCGAGAACTGCGGCGATGTCTCCGCTGGAGTGCTCACCTGGGCCGAG from the Quadrisphaera sp. DSM 44207 genome contains:
- a CDS encoding FAD-dependent monooxygenase codes for the protein MPAPDVPTPDVPTPDVPTSACDVLVVGAGPTGVMAACWLARCGVDAVVVDGKAGPTRESRALALQARTLEVYDQLGVVDRVLERARVADAVAPGYERRSFGRVELGELGGGVTPYPRIHVLEQSENERLLVEHLQRLGGRVRWGHRLTALRDGDGGASGAGGTSGGASGEGPGVVAELQGPHGAVRVRARYCIGADGASSTVRSLRGIPFEGVTNAGTFFVADAAGVRGLVPGAVNARPGATSFLLTFPMGAGERHRLVGLVQDADGDGAVDEGDVRALLQRVYGVVWGPTTWSSTYRVHHRVAATFRDGPVLLAGDAAHVHSPVGAQGMNTGLQDAHGLALKLVDVLAGTASDASLDRYDAERRPVARHLVSTTDRAFGVITSQRPLARLVRTRVVPRVVPLAVRAVPRVRGASRVFEYVAQVRIHYWMSEEARTASGARRGRVVGRRLPWTGENHAVLRSATWQVHCYGPGDDAAARALAQRLGTPVHAFAPCPARGLDAGTALLVRPDGFVAAAAPLERAAEELPRALPDRHPARRAG
- a CDS encoding EAL domain-containing protein, which produces MGPAASTGALEDVLEGAAVTPVFQPLVDLTSGDVVGYEALARGPRGSRLELPDALFTAARRAGLVRELDWLCRRRAVDAARSVAFRHPLSLFVNAEPAGLAGPPGEDALAWRDMSDLRCYAEITERALGEHPAAVLRAADRVREQDWGIALDDIGADPASLALMPVLEPDVLKLDAALLAPGAGAGAAQVLHAVLAQAERTGAVVVAEGIETAEQHDLVRALGVGLGQGHLLGAPAELPGTLDFPTRALPMLPRLVDRAVPLTPFAIVSSSTGTRRLPGGAVRAVVEQLLDQAPRVDPAALVLTAGGPADAAGGTAGGTADGTAGGTALVTTSTSRGTTVLSAAVRPVVQWSGLERRADPPADPLLHDWDAVVLGPGFAAALVARPASSTPEPADEWHAVLTFDRDLVVRCAASLLARVP
- a CDS encoding PrsW family intramembrane metalloprotease, with product MPAAPANYSPAMDLGTARPVGEPPVPHPPREPGRSRLARVLLRVVAVLLLVSCGLLTLVAILGDTGPTGLVVGLLLAVVPVFPVVAVFLWLDRYEAEPRGLLLFAFGWGAFVATFAALVLNTASVEAIRAAGGDEGLVPVFVAPVVEEGAKGLAVLLVLLTRRREFDGVVDGIVYAGLAGIGFAFVENVLYLGRSLLEEGSAATAVVFVVRCLFSPFAHPLFTMATGVGLGLAASRRSPAVRVLAPLAGFVAAVLLHGLWNFSAVQGLQGFVGAYVALQVPVFLLAVAVAVAARAREGRLLRRHLGAYAASGWITGAEAAMLGSLEERRRARDWAGRTLGPGAERAMRDFQDLATELAFLRERVVRGTAPHDAPEAELRTLQAMWHLRRGFLPRPVEVR
- the orn gene encoding oligoribonuclease translates to MTGLDLAADALVEVAVLVTDSALTVLDDGLDVVIRPPQAALDQMRDVVRHMHTTSGLLSQLADGMSLAEAEQAVLEHVRRLVPEPRKAPLAGNSVGTDRGFLARDMPALDAHLHYRIVDVSSVKELARRWYPRAYFAAPTKAGGHRALADIHESVLELRYYREAVFVPPPGPDSAASKAAAERALAPRSATSPAPSSTASSTAPAVSPPAGTSSAPGVL